Within Streptomyces antibioticus, the genomic segment GTGGGCAGCTTCTTCACGAAGGCGTGCAGCTCGGTGAGTTGCTTCTCCAGGAAGAGCAGGTAGGCGACCGGGACCTCGGTGAGGATCGTCCGCCCGTCGACGGTGACGTCCGCGCAGGCTGTGCGGTTGGCCCAGTCCTTGGTCGCGGTCACGTCGAACAGCCGGGTCAGCGACGCGGACATCTCGCGCAGCACGTCCTCGGCCTGCACCTGCACGCGCGTGGACTCGGGCGGCAGTTGCTCGCCCTCCTCGTCCTTGGGCTGATAGGTGCGCGAGATCCCGGCGAGCAGCGCGGGCTTCTGCACCTTGTGGTGCGCGGCGGTGACGTCCTGGAGCGACTTGCTCTTGACGCCCTTCTCAACGGCGATGATCTGGTTCAGCTTTGTCACTTGGTCCCCCTTGGAAAACACCAGGACCGTAACTCAGGGCATCGAACGCCCGCACGCGAATTTCACGCCCGCCCCGGCGCTAACTGCCCTCCGGGCATGCCGATTTACCCGACCCGGCGGGCGACAGCCACACCTGCCCGGCCGGCACCTTCACCGGCTTCCCCGCCGCCGGGTCCCACAGGACGGCGGTCTCCCCCGAGACGCCGAACAGCAGATAGGGGGCGGCCGGCCGCAGCCGCGGACCCGCCCCCGACAGATCGCCGTCGGGGACGACGGGCCGGACGCAGGTCCACTCCGGCGCGACACCGAAGTACGACGGCGGATCGTCACCGCGCTCGGCCGCCGCGACCGTCCGGTTGACGGCCGTCTCGGCGGAGTCCCACGCCTGGATCCCCGCCCCGAGGAGCATCGCCAGGAAGAGCGCGATGTTCAGGAGGACGTTGGTGCCGTCGCCCGGGGTGGCGTACCGGTGGTGCCGGTGTTTGGCGAACCCCCACCAGGCGGGGACCACCATGACCAGGCTCAGCATCACCAGGAGCTTCACCGCGGCCACGGCCTGCCAGACGGGCGGGACACCGAGGTCGTCCGGGGTGAGCCCGAGGCCGTCGGCGTACAGGGCGTGCAGGACGGATCCCGCGGCGAGGAACGCGGACACGGCCAGCGTCACCACCAGCGGAACCGCCCAGGCGACCCACTCCCCCCAGGTCCACTGCCGCACGAGCAGCCAGAGCCCGGCGAGGACAGCGCACACGGCAGCGGTCATGAGGGTCTGCCCGGGACTCCACGCCTCGCCGAGCACCCCCACCCCCAGACAGCCGAACGCCACCAGGCACAGCCCGGCGGCCCCGACCCCGACAACCCGCCGGTCCTCACCCCCCAACTCCCACCCCGCGCGCAGGGCCCCGCCCGCACCGACGATGGCGAGGGGTATCAAGAACCACCAGGCGGAGGGCCACGCAGCGAACGCCAGGGCGACGGCCTCGGCCGCGAGGAAGGCCCACAGAACCAGCCGGATCACCCGCCCCTCGACTTGCTCCTCCCCCTGGTACGGCGCAGCCTCCCGCCACCGCCCGTCCAACGGCCTGACCGCGTGCTCCCGACCACCGACCCCACCCACACGCGCGAGCCGCAACGCCTGCCGGGGCCCACCGGAGACGAACACCCCGACGTCGTGCCGCCCCAACACCATCCCGACACGAGCGAGCCGACGACGCGCCCCGGACACCCGGACGACCCTCCAGTACGGGTACAACTCCCGGTCCCTCGCCAGGTGTTCAGCCCGCCGGACATACCCCTCCAGCCGGGCCCCACGCAACGCCTTCCGCACCCGGTCGGCGGCGCCCCGATCACACTCCTTGGCCACACCAAAGAGCCGAACCTCTATCTCGTACACCCGACTGTCAGGATCGGCCTCCACCGCCGCCCCCAACGGCCCTTCCCCCGCGGCATGAGCGTCCCGCACAGGCCAACCAAGCCGCCCAAAAACCCGCTCGGCCTCCCCCCAGTCGTGCTCCCCACCACACACCTCGACGAACACACGAACCCGCTGGTCGTATCGCGTCTGGGTCACGCTTGAACGTCCCAGCTCGACTTGAAGCCTCGGACAAGAACACCGGTCAGGTGTCCGCCGGGCAACCCCATGCAACTCCCCTCTTCAGGGCCGCTGTAGGACGGCTTACGACGTTCGAAGTCCTCTGCCATCGCCCGCATCACGCCCAACGACTCCTTCAGCGACAGAACGCTCGGTCAAGGCCAGAGAGTAGACGCCCCCTCCGCGTAGTCGGCAAGGACAACGCGGCCTGCTGGGAGTCGACGATGGCCATGAGCGGCGTCGCCGGCTCCGTACGGTATGTGCCCTGAGAGGGAAGGACTTCTGTGGCAGTCGAGCACAACCTTCGGTCGAACTTCGTCTTCGCTCCGCCCCCGGACGACCCGACCGCGTGGCAGGCCAGTACCGAGAGCTTCGGGCATGCGCTGACGCGGGACTTTCCCGAGGCATTCCTGGAGATCAACGCCTCCGCGCTGCGCGATGTACCCGTCGTCGTCATGGACTTCGAGATACAGGTGGAGCCGGACGTCTTCGTCGCGGGCACGGCCGCCATGCCCGCCCCGGACTACGCCCACGTCAGCATCGTCGACGTGACCGCACACACGGCGGCCCTGTTCGCGCGGTGGCTGCGTGACTCGTACGTGCCCTCGCCGGGCAGTGTGCGTTTCCTGAGCAGCTTCGTCATGGAGAACGGCGACGAGACGCCCTGGTCCCTCCCTGCGGCGGGTGACGCCACGGAGATCGAGACCGTGCTGCTCAGCCACCTGGACACAGCCGTACCCGAACGACGATGAACGCCGGATTCCGTGCGCGGAGATCCGGCCGCTGGTTCAGCCCTCTGGGTCTTCTCACTGCCGGGCTGCGTCGGCATTGCATCTGCATGGTGCAACTCTCCAGGGCTCGCACGTGAGTTGCTCGACGCCGATGATGTCGTCGTCGATACGGCGTACGCGCGCCACCGGATGCGTCGGGCCGGATCACCGGCGACGGCGCGGAGAGGAAGCGGAATCGCGACCGTTCATGAGCTGAATCACGCCCCAGGGGCCCCTTCCCGCGTTGCGCCTGCAACACATGATGCGAGAACATGTTCGATGTTCTGCACGTCGCGCGTGACACGCGATGACTCCGTGGCGATCGAGCGAACCGCAGGACCCAACACACTTACGGGGGTGGGTGAATGAAGTTCGACATGGGGTCGACGACCCTGTCGGATCTGGGGAAGAGCACCGCCGGGTCCAATGAGGACCTGGGCACTCTGATCACGTGGCTGATCCAGGCGGCGGAGCCGCTGGAGGGGAAGTTCAACGGGGCGGGCAAGGCCGCGTTCGACACCTTCAAGATCCACGCCGATGAGATCACGGACGCGCTGAACAGTTCACTGAGCGCGATCCTGGGCGGTCAGTCGGGCATGGACTCCGCATTCGGCACCGGTGACGTGGAGTTGGAGGACAACGCCACCCAGAACATGGGTGCCGCCAACTTCGACGCGGCCCGCTTCGGCGCACGCTGACCGCACGAGCGCGCACCCGCTCGTCCGCCGGAATCACTTTCATCGTCCTTCCAGGGGAACTTGACCATGCCTCAGAACCAGGATCGCCGTT encodes:
- a CDS encoding DUF7873 family protein; amino-acid sequence: MTKLNQIIAVEKGVKSKSLQDVTAAHHKVQKPALLAGISRTYQPKDEEGEQLPPESTRVQVQAEDVLREMSASLTRLFDVTATKDWANRTACADVTVDGRTILTEVPVAYLLFLEKQLTELHAFVKKLPTLDAAESWSLDPSTDWWKTDAVRTIRTKKVPRNHVKAEATEKHPAQVEVYYEDVPIGYWTTVKFSGALPARRVNELVERVEKLQQAVKFAREEANGAEVTDRRAGEAVFGYLFG